TTAATCTTTAAACTCACTTTCTTGCAAATGTGATAAAAAAACGTGAGATGATTTTCGTTTCTGTGATAATCTGATGTATTGTTCGTGTCTGAAAGTTATCGTTTAAAAGTATTTAACTCATGGTCTTTGATGCAGGTTCCATATTATCTCGGTGAGCTAACAGAAAAAAATTCACAGGAGAACCAGATTCAGATTCTTAAAGCTTCACCAGCCAAGCTAAAGGTACTAGTTTTAGATTTTGGTCACACGATAAGGCAATGTGCTCAAGGAAGCTATTGATAATTTTTTGAATGTCGAATTTTCATTTGGCCATATTCTaggaatttatttcattttgtgAAGCTATGGAGCTAGTACCAGAAGATGAACTGGAATCATCTATGCAATCAAGGAGCAATTCATCTGCTGATCAAAGAGCTAAGAAGGTTGGCATTCTTCCTCGGACATGTTTCATTGAACTTCATAGTTCCATTTGTTGAATAAGTGATAGTACTCCTCTGCATCTAATACTTGGGATTTACTTCAGATTGCTCGGTTCAAACGCACAAAAGCGGCCGAGTCAAAATTGCTTGAAATAAAAGAACGGAAGGAACGTCGTGGGCGCTCAACTAGAGCATCTGCACTATCTACTCCCATAGAGAGGGGGGAACAAGATTTAGAGGATGATGACGGAGAAGAGGAAAGGGAAGTAAGTTGTTTATGGAGAATTCATTTAATCAAAGTGATGTTCTTTATAGAATAGGTTTCTAGCATGAGTTACACTGTGTCTCCTGACTCTTCTTAATGCCAAAAGCACATAATATACAATTTTATGATGCACATTTCACTGGTGCTTGTAATTAGAATACATGTGGCCAATCTATGTAGCTGCTCTGAATCATGATAAATAGGAAGAATTCAACATTTTATGGTCGTAATAACTTGAACAGACAAATCTGGACTGAGAATTCACCTCTATTTAACACCAGCACTTTCTTGTTGGCTTTAAGGCTTACTTTTTGCTGGTCATTTATTTTTCCTCTGTGTCACAGTATTATGAGGAAAATTCACCCTCGCAATTGCCTATGTCACCATCTGATACGCGCTTTTCTATTCTATTttgaagcataaacatgttaaattgTTTGTTATAACACATTTTTCATGTAAATTTTAATGATTACATTGATTGTGAACTGATTTAATAAATCGTAATGttgcattttctatttttattcaaataattcTAATTCATATCACGAGTGTCAATTCGAGTGGGTTGGGTGGGGTTGAGCAAAAGTATTATTCAAAAATTGCTCAACCCAAACCTAAACCCGAATCAAGCCATCAACCCATATAactcgattttgaattttttaaagaaaattaaataatacttTTTGTTGTGTGTACATATtggtgttttgatgatttttgtGTGTGTAATATGTAAACTACTTGTAATAAACACTGGTTTTACAGTCTTTTATCACCTTACTTGTATATATTATCTGGAATTTTCTTAACCTTCtgaaatttaatattaattgaataaatatttgatttaggATTCGACTGTAATCAATACACTTCATTGATCCAAAATCTAAAGTAAATTCGTAAGCAGGGAAAAAAAGAGAATTTGAAGGGAGATTAAAGTGTTATTTTTAGGTATTCCAAGTTAAAAATACACTAAATACTGCCATAGTTAAGACTCAgacaaataataaaaaatatataaaaacaatTCATTGCACACCAACAAAGTTCAAGAAAACATACAGAATCCACCGCCTTGCATATGAATTCTATACAACACCTACTATACACACTGAAGAAGCCTTCAACACAAAATGTTTACAACAGCAGCATAAATCAACTCGTCCTGTGCTATCACATAGATTTGATTGTCATTGGTAAAAAAAATCAACTTTACCAGCAAACGCCAAAAAACCACATTTTGCGGTCGATTTGCATCCAAAATATGCCAATGCATCTTATCTGTGTAATACAAAAACAAGACAAAAAAAACCTTTGATCTTTTTCCAAATTTGTTCAGCTGTCAGCGGTCAACGCATTTAAACCCACTGTAAACCCACAACCAAACTGCAAACAAGATGGTGCAAATGATCAGATCTAGGGACAAAACAATCCAAACTTGCTTTTTCCAAACATTCTTTGCCTTGTGATGGTTGTGTAGCCCCAATAATTCTGTAGAATAAACTCCATTCTTGTGCATAACAAGAGAAAATTCTCGGCCAGATCCTATTCCCatgattttcattttcttcacaaactCGGTTTTCTCCTTTTTCGGTGTTCATTCTTCCCTTTTCCTTGAATTCTCCGAACCACTTTTTCTTGATCATCTTGAACGTCATGGCAGCATCCGAATTATGTCTTCCCACCGAACAGGGCCCCGACCACAACATCCTGTTTGGGTTCATTCTCATCCCCCTGGGAGACCCGAAGCCCTCCACGTCTGTGCCGAGAGCATGACCTAGAAGTTGATGGAAAACCGGGTTAAATTCACCTTGAAAACAATGTGAGCTCAAAAGTTCCAAACTCTTTTTCCCCGGATCCCCGTTAAAAACGTCCTCAAAAGAGTCTTTCACGCTCTTCAAAAATGCCCAACCTTCCGAATTCTCCAATTTCACATCGAAAATCGCGAAATAAACGAAAGGGTCCTCGATCAAGAAAGAGTAGGTGCGGGAGCGGACGGTGTGGGAGAAGGTGGAATGAAAAGCCAGAGTCTTTTCCAAACATTTCGCGGCAAGAGCACCTAGGGTCTCGTCCCTGGAATTGAACTCCGCCAAAACGGTGGTGCCCTTCGCAATGCAGGCGTAGTGTAGCACATCCGGATACAACACCATCGTACAAATCCAATGCAACCCTTAATacccaaaaaaaatttcttatttcgTAATCCCCTTTTCGCTTCTATTCCTGAAAAAGGAAAATCCAATTGGATGGTTGCTTCAAGTACGTATACAATTGTGGGTTTATCGAAATCAACCCCTTTGAGGTAGGGCAACATGCGGAAACGGCGTCAAAAACGCCGAAAGAAACAACTCTAGGGATTGCGAGAAGTCGCTTCAGCCGCCGGAAAAGGAGAAGAAGCCTCGAACAACTGGGAAATTTAGGTAAATAACACTCAACAACAACATATTTAAAAAACTAGCACTCACTTTTGAA
This genomic interval from Primulina eburnea isolate SZY01 chromosome 16, ASM2296580v1, whole genome shotgun sequence contains the following:
- the LOC140816010 gene encoding PP2A regulatory subunit TAP46-like; this translates as MEDTKLPILFEQAQKIHQIASDSSIEQETVRNSCEVLRKCEDMIGKLGLFSSNETKDDISTNNLKYLLVPYYLGELTEKNSQENQIQILKASPAKLKEFISFCEAMELVPEDELESSMQSRSNSSADQRAKKIARFKRTKAAESKLLEIKERKERRGRSTRASALSTPIERGEQDLEDDDGEEEREAWITTISLALCKSFDLSEMLKKEEEMLLDRQRVLRSRR